The Canis aureus isolate CA01 chromosome 9, VMU_Caureus_v.1.0, whole genome shotgun sequence genome has a segment encoding these proteins:
- the SLC25A29 gene encoding mitochondrial basic amino acids transporter isoform X2: MALDFLAGCAGGVAGVLVGHPFDTVKVRLQVQSAEKPQYRGTLHCFQSIIKQESVLGLYKGLGSPLLGLTFINALVFGVQGNTLRALGRDSPLNQFVAGAAAGAIQCVICCPMELAKTRLQLQDAGAARAYRGSLHCLAHIYRREGLRGVNRGMASTLLRETPSFGVYFLSYDVLTRALGCEPGAPLLVPKLLLAGGTSGILSWLSTYPVDVVKSRLQADGLRGAPRYGGIADCARQSYRAEGWRVFTRGLASTLLRAFPVNAATFATVTVVLSYARGPEGAPAARGLAQPSSL; encoded by the exons GTGTGGCAGGCGTGCTTGTGGGACACCCATTTGACACGGTCAAG GTGCGGCTGCAGGTGCAGAGCGCGGAGAAGCCTCAGTACCGGGGGACCCTGCACTGCTTCCAGTCCATCATCAAGCAGGAGAGC GTGCTGGGCCTGTACAAGGGCCTGGGCTCGCCGCTCCTGGGGCTCACGTTCATCAACGCGCTGGTGTTCGGCGTGCAGGGCAACACCCTGCGGGCGCTGGGCCGCGACTCGCCGCTGAACCAGTTCGtggcgggcgcggcggcgggcgccATCCAGTGCGTCATCTGCTGCCCCATGGAGCTGGCCAAGACGCGGCTGCAGCTGCAGGACGCGGGCGCGGCGCGCGCCTACCGGGGCTCGCTGCACTGCCTGGCGCACATCTACCGGCGCGAGGGCCTGCGCGGCGTGAACCGGGGCATGGCCTCCACGCTGCTGCGCGAGACCCCCAGCTTCGGCGTCTACTTCTTGTCCTACGACGTGCTCACGCGCGCGCTCGGCTGCGAGCCCGGCGCCCCGCTGCTGGTGCCCAAGCTGCTGCTGGCGGGCGGCACGTCGGGCATCCTGTCCTGGCTGTCCACCTACCCCGTGGACGTGGTCAAGTCGCGGCTGCAGGCCGACGGGCTCCGCGGCGCCCCGCGCTACGGCGGCATCGCGGACTGCGCGCGCCAGAGCTACCGCGCCGAGGGCTGGCGCGTGTTCACCCGCGGGCTGGCCTCCACGCTGCTGCGCGCCTTCCCCGTCAACGCCGCCACCTTCGCCACCGTCACCGTGGTGCTCAGCTACGCGCGCGGCCCCGAGGGCGCCCCGGCGGCGCGCGGCCTGGCCCAGCCCTCCAGCCTGTGA
- the SLC25A29 gene encoding mitochondrial basic amino acids transporter isoform X1, which translates to MESSWAPRLQQGPALGLPERASVGCPEGWVKGAGSCGLACPPSRTLSFQVRLQVQSAEKPQYRGTLHCFQSIIKQESVLGLYKGLGSPLLGLTFINALVFGVQGNTLRALGRDSPLNQFVAGAAAGAIQCVICCPMELAKTRLQLQDAGAARAYRGSLHCLAHIYRREGLRGVNRGMASTLLRETPSFGVYFLSYDVLTRALGCEPGAPLLVPKLLLAGGTSGILSWLSTYPVDVVKSRLQADGLRGAPRYGGIADCARQSYRAEGWRVFTRGLASTLLRAFPVNAATFATVTVVLSYARGPEGAPAARGLAQPSSL; encoded by the exons ATGGAAAGCTCCTGGGCTCCCCGCCTCCAGCAGGGTCCGGCCTTGGGCCTCCCCGAGAGAGCCTCCGTGGGCTGTCCTGAGGGCTGGGTCAAGGGAGCGGGGAGCTGTGGCCTGGCTTGCCCACCCTCCCGGACCCTGTCCTTCCAGGTGCGGCTGCAGGTGCAGAGCGCGGAGAAGCCTCAGTACCGGGGGACCCTGCACTGCTTCCAGTCCATCATCAAGCAGGAGAGC GTGCTGGGCCTGTACAAGGGCCTGGGCTCGCCGCTCCTGGGGCTCACGTTCATCAACGCGCTGGTGTTCGGCGTGCAGGGCAACACCCTGCGGGCGCTGGGCCGCGACTCGCCGCTGAACCAGTTCGtggcgggcgcggcggcgggcgccATCCAGTGCGTCATCTGCTGCCCCATGGAGCTGGCCAAGACGCGGCTGCAGCTGCAGGACGCGGGCGCGGCGCGCGCCTACCGGGGCTCGCTGCACTGCCTGGCGCACATCTACCGGCGCGAGGGCCTGCGCGGCGTGAACCGGGGCATGGCCTCCACGCTGCTGCGCGAGACCCCCAGCTTCGGCGTCTACTTCTTGTCCTACGACGTGCTCACGCGCGCGCTCGGCTGCGAGCCCGGCGCCCCGCTGCTGGTGCCCAAGCTGCTGCTGGCGGGCGGCACGTCGGGCATCCTGTCCTGGCTGTCCACCTACCCCGTGGACGTGGTCAAGTCGCGGCTGCAGGCCGACGGGCTCCGCGGCGCCCCGCGCTACGGCGGCATCGCGGACTGCGCGCGCCAGAGCTACCGCGCCGAGGGCTGGCGCGTGTTCACCCGCGGGCTGGCCTCCACGCTGCTGCGCGCCTTCCCCGTCAACGCCGCCACCTTCGCCACCGTCACCGTGGTGCTCAGCTACGCGCGCGGCCCCGAGGGCGCCCCGGCGGCGCGCGGCCTGGCCCAGCCCTCCAGCCTGTGA